Proteins from a single region of Paenibacillus rhizovicinus:
- a CDS encoding S1 family peptidase: MFFNEVFLADATGFIVEFEKQNYIVTNWHVVSGKNADTNELLSPKTGAIPNKIKVLHHSNHIFGEWAEDEVYLYDNQGDRRWIEHPNGQLVDVVAIPFTPNDLIRVFPLDMALVNTDVVMRPAMSVSIIGFPFGLSSTGWPIWKTGHIASDPIVDYDGRKMFLIDATTRGGMSGSPVFLRISSGYTTSAGHHLIGGPLVTKFLGVYSGRIRDDIEIGRVWKPGAMVEVFLYGSK, from the coding sequence ATGTTTTTTAATGAAGTCTTTCTTGCAGACGCGACAGGATTCATAGTTGAATTTGAAAAACAAAATTATATTGTTACAAATTGGCATGTAGTATCAGGAAAAAATGCCGATACGAATGAGCTATTAAGCCCAAAAACCGGTGCCATTCCTAATAAAATTAAGGTTTTGCACCATTCTAACCACATCTTCGGAGAGTGGGCAGAGGACGAAGTATATTTGTATGATAATCAGGGCGATAGGCGTTGGATCGAACATCCAAACGGTCAATTGGTTGATGTTGTTGCAATTCCTTTTACACCTAATGATCTGATAAGGGTCTTCCCCTTAGATATGGCATTAGTGAACACTGATGTAGTAATGCGCCCAGCCATGTCAGTCTCAATCATTGGATTCCCCTTTGGATTATCCTCGACTGGTTGGCCCATTTGGAAGACTGGTCATATCGCATCTGACCCAATTGTTGACTACGACGGGCGCAAAATGTTTCTTATCGATGCTACAACAAGAGGAGGGATGTCAGGATCCCCCGTTTTCCTAAGGATATCGAGTGGGTATACTACATCAGCTGGCCATCATTTAATCGGAGGTCCTCTGGTAACTAAATTTCTTGGTGTATACTCCGGAAGAATTAGGGATGATATTGAAATTGGTAGGGTGTGGAAACCAGGTGCAATGGTTGAGGTTTTTCTTTATGGAAGTAAGTAA